A genomic region of Natronomonas salsuginis contains the following coding sequences:
- a CDS encoding transcription initiation factor IIB, whose product MSSVDIQSESVRVAPRVDTREAPHEERQSCPECGGQLAIDDEHAETTCTECGLVVEEARIDRGPEWRSFDDGTGANRSRVGAPTTNLLHDKGLSSHIGWENRDSYGRTLTTRQRKRMYRLRTWDERFRTRDHKDRNLKQALGEIRRMGSALGLSDEARETASVIYRRALEADLLPGRTIEGVATAAVYAGARQMNTPRSIDEVAAVSRVDEIEFKRAYRYVVRELGLAVQPANPQHYVGRLTSKLDVDAETEQLARDILAAADGTGTFNGKSPIGLAAAAIYAAARLTDRELTQTAVGGAADVSEVTIRNRYQELLEVYGSD is encoded by the coding sequence ATGAGTTCAGTAGACATCCAGTCCGAGAGCGTCCGCGTCGCCCCTCGCGTCGACACGCGAGAGGCCCCCCACGAAGAACGGCAGAGCTGCCCCGAGTGTGGAGGACAACTCGCGATCGACGACGAGCACGCCGAAACGACGTGTACCGAGTGCGGCCTCGTCGTCGAGGAAGCCCGCATCGACAGGGGGCCGGAGTGGCGTTCGTTCGACGACGGAACGGGAGCCAACCGGAGTCGCGTCGGCGCGCCGACGACCAACCTCCTCCACGACAAGGGCCTCTCGAGCCACATCGGGTGGGAGAACCGCGACAGCTACGGAAGGACGCTGACGACTCGCCAGCGAAAGCGGATGTATCGCCTGCGCACGTGGGACGAGCGGTTCCGCACCCGCGATCATAAGGACCGCAATCTCAAGCAGGCGCTCGGCGAGATCCGGCGCATGGGCAGCGCGCTCGGCCTCTCCGACGAGGCTCGAGAGACGGCGAGCGTGATCTACCGCCGGGCGCTCGAGGCGGACCTCCTCCCCGGCCGCACCATAGAGGGCGTCGCCACGGCCGCGGTGTACGCCGGTGCTCGACAGATGAACACGCCGCGGAGCATCGACGAAGTCGCTGCCGTGAGTCGGGTCGACGAGATCGAGTTCAAACGGGCGTACCGGTACGTCGTCCGCGAGCTCGGCCTGGCCGTCCAGCCCGCGAACCCCCAACACTACGTGGGTCGCCTCACGTCGAAACTGGACGTCGACGCCGAGACCGAACAACTGGCCCGTGACATACTCGCCGCCGCCGACGGCACGGGAACGTTCAACGGGAAGAGCCCGATCGGTCTCGCCGCCGCCGCGATCTACGCTGCGGCCCGACTCACCGACCGCGAGCTGACCCAAACGGCGGTCGGCGGGGCCGCCGACGTGAGCGAGGTCACCATCCGAAACCGGTATCAAGAACTCCTCGAGGTGTACGGTTCGGACTGA
- a CDS encoding Hsp20/alpha crystallin family protein, giving the protein MSTRSNPLEELERFFERMSHQFDDTRMWDPSGSIERWSSEFGTMAVDLVDRDDEFVATVDMPGFDREEIDVRVTDHTLRITAEHEERLDEEKEEGRYIRHERRRESADRSIRLPDDVDPDEVTARMKNGVLTITLPKLEAEEARGIEIEDAS; this is encoded by the coding sequence ATGAGCACGCGCAGTAATCCCCTCGAGGAGTTGGAGCGCTTTTTCGAACGCATGAGCCACCAGTTCGACGACACAAGGATGTGGGATCCGAGCGGATCGATCGAACGGTGGTCCTCGGAGTTCGGGACGATGGCGGTCGACCTCGTCGATCGGGACGACGAGTTCGTTGCGACCGTCGACATGCCCGGATTCGATCGCGAGGAGATCGATGTGCGGGTCACGGATCACACGCTCCGCATCACGGCCGAACACGAGGAGCGCCTCGACGAGGAGAAAGAGGAGGGCCGATACATCCGCCACGAGCGGCGGCGCGAATCGGCCGACCGATCCATTCGACTGCCGGACGACGTCGACCCCGATGAGGTGACGGCGAGGATGAAAAACGGCGTGTTGACGATCACGCTCCCGAAGCTCGAAGCCGAGGAGGCACGCGGGATCGAGATCGAAGACGCGAGCTGA
- a CDS encoding phosphoribosyltransferase produces MFADRTDAGRQLADVVAERDLDADIVLAIPRGGLPVGRAVADGLGVALDVVAARKLGAPSNPELAIGAVASDGTVWRNDSLIEELGVSGTYVEATIEREREVAREKADRYRGGRSPPDVAGRTVLLVDDGIATGATAIACIRSLKNAGVARVVVAVPVASPETVDRLHEEADDVLCVETPVHFGAVGAFYHNFEQVTDEEAMAYLEPDE; encoded by the coding sequence ATGTTCGCGGATCGAACCGATGCTGGCCGACAGCTCGCGGACGTGGTTGCGGAGCGGGACCTCGACGCCGACATCGTCCTCGCGATCCCGCGCGGCGGGCTGCCGGTCGGCCGCGCCGTCGCCGACGGGCTCGGCGTCGCACTCGACGTCGTCGCCGCTCGGAAGCTCGGGGCACCGTCGAACCCGGAACTGGCCATCGGTGCGGTCGCCAGCGATGGGACCGTCTGGCGGAACGACTCGCTCATCGAGGAGTTGGGCGTGAGCGGGACGTACGTCGAGGCGACGATCGAGCGCGAACGGGAGGTTGCCCGCGAGAAGGCCGACCGGTACCGCGGGGGCAGGTCGCCCCCCGACGTGGCGGGACGGACGGTGCTGCTCGTCGACGACGGGATCGCGACGGGGGCAACGGCGATCGCCTGTATCCGCTCCCTCAAAAACGCAGGCGTGGCGCGCGTGGTCGTCGCGGTGCCGGTCGCCTCGCCGGAGACCGTCGACCGGCTTCACGAGGAGGCCGACGACGTGCTCTGCGTCGAAACGCCGGTCCACTTCGGAGCCGTCGGCGCGTTCTATCACAACTTCGAGCAGGTCACCGACGAGGAAGCGATGGCGTATCTGGAACCCGACGAGTAG
- a CDS encoding SLC13 family permease, with protein MGESETENGYTRSQRVGLLLGPLLFVGTQLFVSPPGLSEPANAVLASTLWIAAWWMTEAVPIPVTSLLPIVLFPTLGVTSVVDAAAPYADPVVFLFLGGFLVALAIERWNLHRRIALNVLHRVGDDTRRLILGFMLVTAFLSMWISNTATAMMMVPIGMAVVGQLEAFRAAGDDTPTYTDPSLEALDARDVPTSNFGVALMLGIAYAASIGGVATIIGTPPNAILAGIARTSLGIEIGFFEWMLFGLPIAVIFLPLTWGVLIALLRPELRTVSESGAVIERQLAALGAMRTGERRTLVVFAIVVAGWILRPFVIEPIAPGITDTVIALVGGVLVFLVPVDLRRGEFLLEWEYTTRVPWGVLLLFGAGFSLAGAFQASGLDRWIAGNLSGLRGVALVAILLAVATLVVFLTEVTSNSATASLFIPVMVSFSASLAVSPVILMVTVAVAASFAFMLPVATPPNAIVFGSGYLTIPQMARVGFWLNLAGILFLTAMVYVWLPIAWGL; from the coding sequence ATGGGCGAAAGCGAAACCGAGAATGGGTACACGCGATCCCAGCGCGTGGGGCTACTGCTGGGACCGCTGCTGTTCGTCGGGACGCAGCTGTTCGTCTCGCCGCCGGGGCTTTCGGAGCCGGCGAACGCCGTGCTCGCGAGCACGCTCTGGATCGCGGCGTGGTGGATGACCGAGGCCGTGCCGATCCCCGTGACGAGCCTGCTCCCGATCGTCCTCTTTCCGACGCTCGGGGTGACGAGCGTCGTCGACGCGGCCGCACCCTACGCGGACCCCGTCGTCTTCCTGTTTCTCGGCGGCTTCCTCGTCGCGCTGGCGATCGAGCGCTGGAATCTTCACCGCCGCATCGCGCTCAACGTGCTACATCGGGTCGGCGACGACACGCGGCGATTGATTCTCGGGTTCATGCTCGTCACGGCGTTCCTCTCGATGTGGATCTCGAACACGGCGACGGCCATGATGATGGTCCCGATCGGGATGGCCGTCGTCGGCCAACTCGAGGCGTTTCGGGCGGCGGGAGACGACACGCCCACGTACACCGATCCGTCGCTGGAGGCGCTCGACGCGCGCGACGTCCCCACGTCGAACTTCGGCGTCGCCCTGATGCTCGGCATCGCCTACGCGGCCTCGATCGGCGGGGTCGCGACGATTATCGGGACGCCCCCGAACGCGATCCTCGCGGGCATCGCGCGGACCTCGCTCGGGATCGAGATCGGCTTTTTCGAGTGGATGCTGTTCGGTCTCCCGATCGCCGTCATCTTTCTCCCCCTCACGTGGGGCGTCCTCATCGCGCTCCTGCGCCCCGAACTGCGCACGGTCTCGGAGAGCGGGGCGGTGATCGAACGGCAGCTCGCGGCGTTGGGAGCCATGCGCACCGGCGAGCGGCGGACCCTCGTCGTCTTCGCGATCGTCGTGGCAGGGTGGATCCTCCGCCCGTTCGTCATCGAGCCGATCGCGCCAGGGATCACGGACACCGTGATCGCCCTCGTCGGCGGCGTGCTCGTCTTCCTGGTTCCGGTCGATCTGAGACGGGGGGAGTTCCTCCTCGAGTGGGAGTACACGACGCGCGTTCCGTGGGGCGTCCTGCTCCTGTTCGGCGCGGGGTTCTCGCTGGCCGGGGCGTTTCAGGCGAGCGGGCTGGACCGGTGGATCGCCGGGAACCTGTCCGGGCTCCGCGGCGTGGCGCTCGTCGCGATCTTGCTCGCGGTGGCGACGCTCGTCGTGTTTCTCACCGAGGTGACCTCGAACAGCGCGACCGCCTCGCTGTTCATTCCCGTGATGGTGAGCTTCTCCGCCTCGCTCGCGGTCTCGCCGGTGATCCTCATGGTGACCGTGGCCGTCGCCGCCTCCTTCGCGTTCATGCTGCCGGTGGCGACGCCGCCGAACGCGATCGTCTTCGGGAGCGGCTATCTCACCATTCCGCAGATGGCGCGAGTCGGCTTCTGGTTGAATCTCGCGGGCATCCTGTTTCTGACGGCGATGGTGTACGTCTGGCTACCGATCGCGTGGGGGCTCTGA